A window from Candidatus Bathyarchaeota archaeon encodes these proteins:
- a CDS encoding tetrahydromethanopterin S-methyltransferase subunit H (Part of a complex that catalyzes the formation of methyl-coenzyme M and tetrahydromethanopterin from coenzyme M and methyl-tetrahydromethanopterin. This is an energy-conserving, sodium-ion translocating step. MtrH catalyzes the transfer of the methyl group from methyl-tetrahydromethanopterin to the corrinoid prosthetic group of mtrA) translates to MSFKFQTQQNIYEIGKAKIGGQPGENPTFLIGSIFWLGQKMVQDANKGIFDAKAAEEIINRCQTQSDITGVPFALDIVATTETAFEKYIDFVPKHTEAPLMLDAMSPRTRMAAANLAKKMGLADRCLYNSVYKGVTDAELANLKESGIKMSIVLADDPKDTTLEGKMNVIVEALALAEKGGITKPLIDTAIPAFEPDMGTSVRTIPVMKEKYGHPVGLGSGNVVTTMGWVKANVAKEFRKGPVCATNTIMQMAGANWLMIGPAEQAEWVFPAVAVTDTYIASAAADLGTRPLEETHPIYKMFM, encoded by the coding sequence ATGTCCTTTAAATTCCAAACCCAACAAAACATCTATGAGATTGGTAAAGCAAAAATTGGCGGTCAACCAGGAGAAAATCCAACTTTCCTGATTGGTTCCATCTTTTGGCTAGGCCAAAAAATGGTCCAAGACGCAAACAAAGGCATTTTTGATGCAAAAGCTGCCGAAGAAATTATTAACAGATGCCAAACTCAAAGCGACATAACCGGTGTACCATTCGCTCTGGACATTGTCGCAACAACCGAAACAGCATTCGAAAAATACATTGATTTCGTACCGAAACACACTGAAGCACCACTCATGCTTGACGCAATGAGTCCCAGAACTCGTATGGCAGCAGCGAATCTCGCAAAGAAGATGGGCCTCGCAGACAGGTGCCTCTACAACTCTGTCTATAAAGGCGTCACCGATGCTGAACTCGCTAACCTCAAAGAAAGCGGCATCAAAATGTCCATCGTGCTAGCTGATGACCCCAAAGATACCACCTTAGAAGGCAAGATGAATGTTATCGTTGAAGCGTTAGCATTAGCCGAAAAAGGCGGCATCACCAAACCACTGATCGACACAGCCATTCCCGCATTCGAACCAGACATGGGAACCTCTGTGCGCACCATACCAGTCATGAAAGAAAAGTATGGTCACCCTGTAGGCTTAGGCAGCGGCAACGTTGTCACAACCATGGGTTGGGTCAAAGCAAACGTCGCAAAAGAATTCCGCAAGGGACCCGTCTGTGCAACCAACACCATCATGCAAATGGCCGGCGCAAACTGGCTCATGATTGGTCCAGCTGAACAAGCAGAATGGGTATTCCCAGCAGTCGCAGTCAC
- a CDS encoding cobalamin-dependent protein (Presence of a B(12) (cobalamin)-binding domain implies dependence on cobalamin itself, in one of its several forms, or in some unusual lineages, dependence on a cobalamin-like analog.), giving the protein MSWLKSMMEKEPPEPENPLGIVVIGNIEPDMHDTAKEAVRRSLKRAGFKTIDVGKSVAPQVFIDKIKENNANLLALSVNTVPAKNNLAKLDELLKANGLKEKVGIIMGGAAVKKEDADALGAIFGKNKEEAPELAKKALKK; this is encoded by the coding sequence ATGTCGTGGCTTAAATCTATGATGGAAAAAGAGCCTCCAGAACCAGAGAATCCATTAGGCATAGTCGTTATCGGCAACATTGAACCAGACATGCATGACACAGCAAAAGAAGCAGTCCGCCGATCTCTAAAACGCGCAGGCTTCAAAACCATTGACGTCGGAAAAAGCGTTGCTCCCCAAGTATTCATTGACAAAATAAAAGAAAACAACGCAAACCTACTTGCACTCTCCGTCAACACAGTCCCAGCAAAGAACAACTTAGCAAAACTTGACGAACTCTTGAAGGCAAACGGCCTCAAAGAGAAAGTCGGCATCATCATGGGCGGCGCAGCAGTCAAGAAAGAAGACGCAGACGCACTTGGCGCAATCTTTGGCAAAAACAAAGAAGAAGCTCCAGAACTAGCAAAGAAAGCTCTTAAGAAATAA